One segment of Solanum stenotomum isolate F172 chromosome 1, ASM1918654v1, whole genome shotgun sequence DNA contains the following:
- the LOC125853493 gene encoding polyadenylate-binding protein 8-like, with protein MAQVQVQPQGANAGGVNQFVTSLYVGDLDVNVTDSQLYDLFNQLGQVVSVRVCRDLTTQRSLGYGYVNYGNPQDAARALEVLNFTPLSGKPIRIMYSNRDPTVRRSGTANIFIKNLDKAIDHKALHDTFSAFGNILSCKVAVDSSGQSKGYGFVQYDGEDAAQKAIEKLNGMLLNDKQVYVGPFVRKQERDSAVDKTRFTNVFVKNLSEATLEEDLKKAFGEFGAITSIAIMKDEDGKSRSFGFINFENAEDAARAVEALNGHKFDNKEWFVGRAQKKSEREMELKNRYEQSAKEAVDKSQGLNLYIKNLDDSISDDKLKEMFSTYGTITSCKVMRDPSGVSKGSGFVAFSSPEEASRALAEMNGKMIVSKPLYVALAQRKEERRARLQAQFSQMRPIGMASTVAPRMPMYPPGGPGLGQQIFYGQPQPAMLPPQAGFGYQQQLVPGMRPGGGPMPNFFMPMVQQGQQGQRPGGRRGGAVPLQQGQQPVPLMQQQMFPRGRGYRYPPGRGLPDVGFPGVGGGMFSVPYDMGGMPVRDAGIAQPIPVGALATALANASPTEQRTMLGENLYPLVEQLEPETAAKVTGMLLEMDQTEVLHLLESPEALKAKVAEAMDVLRNVPQQQASNAADQLASLSLNDGLVS; from the exons ATGGCGCAGGTTCAGGTGCAGCCACAGGGTGCGAATGCTGGTGGTGTGAACCAGTTTGTGACGTCTCTGTACGTGGGTGACCTTGATGTCAATGTGACCGATTCACAGCTGTATGATCTATTCAATCAGCTAGGACAAGTTGTTTCGGTTAGGGTTTGCAGGGATTTGACTACCCAGAGGTCGCTCGGTTATGGTTATGTCAATTATGGGAACCCGCAAGATG CTGCAAGGGCTTTGGAAGTGCTAAACTTTACTCCTCTCAGTGGAAAGCCCATCAGGATAATGTACTCAAACCGGGACCCAACTGTTCGAAGAAGTGGCACTGCAAACATATTTATTAAG AATTTGGACAAGGCAATTGACCACAAAGCACTACATGATACATTTTCTGCATTTGGAAATATCCTGTCTTGTAAGGTAGCTGTGGATTCATCAGGTCAGTCCAAGGGGTATGGGTTTGTGCAGTATGACGGTGAGGATGCTGCCCAAAAAGCTATTGAGAAACTGAATGGTATGCTGCTGAATGACAAGCAAGTATATGTTGGACCCTTCGTTCGTAAGCAAGAAAGAGATAGCGCTGTAGATAAGACAAGATTTACCAATGTCTTTGTGAAAAATTTATCTGAAGCAACATTAGAAGAAGATCTCAAGAAAGCCTTTGGTGAATTTGGTGCCATTACTAGCATTGCAATTATGAAGGATGAAGATGGAAAATCTAGGTCCTTTGGAtttattaactttgaaaatgcTGAAGATGCTGCGAGAGCAGTTGAAGCTTTGAATGGTCACAAATTTGATAACAAAGAATGGTTTGTAGGAAGAGCTCAGAAGAAATCAGAGAGGGAAATGGAATTGAAAAATCGATATGAGCAAAGTGCCAAGGAGGCAGTTGATAAATCACAAGGTTTGAAtctatacataaaaaatttagatgACAGCATTAGTGATGACAAGCTCAAGGAAATGTTCTCTACATATGGCACAATCACTTCATGCAAG GTTATGAGAGATCCTAGTGGAGTAAGCAAAGGATCAGGATTTGTTGCATTCTCATCTCCCGAAGAGGCTTCAAGAGCG CTTGCAGAGATGAATGGAAAGATGATTGTTAGCAAACCTCTGTATGTTGCCCTTGCGCAACGCAAGGAAGAGAGAAGAGCAAGGTTACAG GCTCAGTTTTCTCAGATGCGTCCAATTGGAATGGCATCTACAGTTGCACCTAGAATGCCTATGTATCCTCCTGGCGGTCCTGGTCTAGGTCAACAAATATTCTACGGCCAGCCACAACCAGCCATGCTTCCCCCACAA GCTGGTTTTGGATATCAGCAGCAACTTGTACCTGGAATGAGGCCTGGTGGGGGGCCTATGCCGAATTTCTTTATGCCCATGGTTCAGCAAGGGCAGCAAGGTCAACGTCCGGGTGGCCGACGTGGAGGTGCTGTTCCATTGCAGCAAGGACAGCAGCCAGTTCCGCTGATGCAGCAACAG ATGTTTCCGAGGGGGCGTGGATATCGATATCCTCCAGGACGTGGCCTTCCTGATGTTGGCTTTCCAGGAGTAGGTGGTGGCATGTTCTCTGTCCCATATGATATGGGTGGCATGCCTGTGCGTGATGCAGGAATTGCCCAACCAATTCCGGTAGGGGCTTTGGCTACTGCTCTGGCTAATGCTTCTCCAACAGAGCAAAGGACG ATGCTAGGTGAAAATCTGTACCCCTTGGTCGAACAGCTTGAACCAGAAACAGCAGCGAAGGTAACTGGCATGCTTTTGGAGATGGACCAGACAGAGGTATTGCACTTGCTTGAGTCTCCTGAGGCTCTGAAAGCCAAGGTTGCAGAGGCGATGGACGTTCTGAGGAATGTTCCTCAGCAGCAGGCCAGTAATGCTGCTGATCAGTTGGCTTCATTGTCACTGAATGATGGTCTGGTTTCTTGA
- the LOC125853892 gene encoding probable E3 ubiquitin ligase SUD1 isoform X2, which translates to MEIATAVPASNGGGGGGISPAERSSADAINSSSSPSASSSSGLSTEQVTRKDLNSLASRFDDDEEEEDVCRICRNPGEADNPLRYPCACSGSIKYVHQDCLLQWLNHSNARQCEVCKHAFSFSPVYAENAPARLPFQEFVVGMAMKACHVLQFFLRLSFVLSVWLLIIPFITFWIWRLAFVRSFGEAHRLFLGHLSTTIILTDCLHGFLLSASIVFIFLGATSLRDYFRHLRELGGQEADREDDVDRNAARVPRRPVAPANRNFAADGNEEDANGAQGIAGAGQLIRRNAENVAARWEMQAARLEAHVEQMFDGLDDADGAEDVPFDELVGMQGPVFHLVENAFTVLASNMIFLGVVIFVPFSLGRIILYNLSWILSSASNPVLSTVMPLTETALSLANITLKSAWIAVANLTPTANEESSLLGQVTEMLKANATELSVAANNLSTTVSTDLLKGSSVGTSRLSDVTTLAVGYMFIFSLVFFYLGIVALIRYTRGEPLTLGRFYGIASIAETIPSLFRQFVAAMRHLMTMIKVAFLLVIELGVFPLMCGWWLDVCTIRMFGKSITQRVEFFSVSPLASSLVHWVVGIVYMLQISIFVSLLRGVLRNGVLYFLRDPADPNYNPFRDLIDDPVHKHARRVLLSVAVYGSLIVMLVYLPVKLAMRMAPSIFPLDISVSDPFTEIPADMLLFQICIPFAIEHFKLRTTIKSLLRYWFTAVGWSLGLTDFLLPRPEDNGRQENGNGDQGRQDRFQAPHGVPDRALVGFAPDNRARHAAASSNFVEDYDNEEQADPEYAFVLRIVLLLVVAWMTLLLFNSALIIVPISLGRALFNSLPLLPITHGIKCNDLYAFVIGSYAIWTAIAGARYSIDQVRTRRVAALMNQIWKWCVIVLKSSALLSIWIFIIPVLIGLLFELLVIVPMRVPIDESPVFLLYQDWALGLIFLKIWTRLVMLDHMMPLVDDSWRLKFERVRENGFSRLQGFWVLREIVLPIIMKLLTALCVPYVLSRGVFPILGYPLLVNSAVYRFAWIGCLGFSLFCFCAKRFHVWFTNLHNSIRDDRYLIGRRLHNFGEEVLQRHNEVEVGGEGEIPLLNGGDVEEVADIGLRHRRGIMQDA; encoded by the exons ATGGAGATCGCAACGGCGGTGCCGGCGTCGAACGGTGGTGGCGGTGGTGGAATTTCTCCGGCGGAACGCTCCTCCGCCGATGCGATCAATTCGTCTTCATCGCCGTCTGCATCTTCTTCCTCGGGGTTGTCGACGGAGCAGGTTACACGTAAAGATTTGAATTCTTTGGCCAGTAGGTTCGATGAcgacgaagaagaagaggacGTTTGTCGGATCTGTCGGAACCCTGGTGAAGCCGATAATCCTCTCCGGTATCCTTGTGCTTGCAGTGGTAGTATCAAGTATGTTCACCAAGATTGTTTACTTCAATGGCTTAATCACAGTAACGCTCGCCAATGCGAG GTATGCAAACATGCATTCTCATTTTCGCCAGTTTATGCTGAGAACGCTCCGGCCAGGCTCCCTTTTCAAGAATTCGTGGTTGGGATGGCAATGAAAGCCTGCCATGTCCTGCAATTTTTCCTACGTCTTAGCTTTGTTCTTTCTGTATGGCTGCTCATAATACCGTTCATTACATTCTGGATATGGCGGTTGGCTTTTGTTAGAAGTTTTGGAGAAGCTCATAGACTATTCTTGGGTCACTTATCCACGACCATCATTCTTACCGACTGTCTGCATGGCTTTCTACTCTCTGCTAGCATTGTTTTCATCTTTCTTGGGGCAACTTCATTGAGGGATTACTTCAGACATTTGCGCGAACTTGGGGGCCAGGAAGCTGACAGGGAAGATGATGTGGACAGAAATGCAGCCCGTGTTCCAAGAAGACCTGTTGCTCCTGCAAACAGGAATTTTGCTGCTGATGGAAATGAGGAAGATGCTAATGGTGCACAAGGAATTGCTGGAGCTGGTCAGTTAATCCGGAGAAATGCAGAAAATGTTGCCGCTCGTTGGGAGATGCAGGCAGCACGGCTTGAGGCTCATGTTGAACAGATGTTTGATGGTTTGGATGATGCTGATGGTGCAGAGGATGTACCTTTTGATGAGCTTGTTGGCATGCAGGGTCCTGTTTTTCATCTTGTTGAAAATGCATTTACT GTTCTTGCCAGTAATATGATATTTCTTGGAGTTGTGATCTTTGTTCCCTTTTCATTAGGACGAATTATACTCTATAATTTGTCTTGGATTTTGTCCTCTGCAAGCAATCCAGTATTATCAACTGTTATGCCACTTACTGAAACAGCACTTTCCTTGGCCAATATTACTTTGAAGAGTGCATGGATTGCTGTTGCGAATTTAACTCCTACTGCTAATGAAGAGAGCAGTTTACTTGGTCAAGTCACTGAAATGTTGAAAGCAAATGCCACTGAATTGAGTGTGGCAGCAAACAATCTCAGCACAACAGTGTCGACTGATCTTTTGAAAGGGTCATCTGTTGGAACATCCAGACTTTCGGATGTTACAACTCTTGCTGTTGGCTACATGTTTATATTTTCTCTAGTCTTTTTTTACCTTGGGATTGTAGCTTTAATCCGGTACACCAGGGGAGAGCCTTTGACGCTGGGAAGATTCTATGGTATTGCTTCCATTGCAGAAACCATCCCCTCCCTCTTTAGACAATTTGTAGCAGCTATGAGGCATCTGATGACTATGATTAAGGTTGCTTTCCTCCTTGTTATTGAACTTGGGGTTTTCCCTTTGATGTGTGGCTGGTGGCTGGATGTTTGCACCATTAGGATGTTTGGGAAGTCGATCACGCAAAGAGTGGAATTTTTTTCAGTATCTCCATTGGCAAGCTCATTAGTTCATTGGGTTGTAGGGATTGTCTACATGCTACAAATAAGTATCTTTGTTAGCCTTCTTCGAGGG GTCCTGCGTAATGGGGTGCTTTACTTTCTTCGAGATCCAGCAGATCCCAACTACAACCCGTTCCGTGATTTGATTGATGATCCTGTACATAAGCATGCTCGTCGAGTTCTTTTGTCAGTTGCAGTCTATGGAAGCTTAATAGTGATGCTCGTGTATCTGCCTGTCAAACTTGCCATGCGAATGGCTCCATCCATTTTCCCACTTGATATCTC TGTATCTGATCCATTTACTGAAATACCTGCCGATATGCTTCTCTTCCAAATCTGTATTCCCTTTGCAATTGAGCATTTTAAGTTGCGTACAACAATCAAATCTCTGCTCCGATATTGGTTTACTGCAGTGGGATGGTCTCTTGGTCTAACTGATTTCTTACTGCCCCGACCTGAGGATAATGGTAGACAAGAGAATGGAAATGGTGACCAAGGAAGGCAGGACAGATTTCAAGCCCCGCATGGTGTACCAGATCGGGCATTGGTAGGGTTTGCTCCCGATAACAGAGCTAGGCATGCAGCAGCTAGTTCCAACTTCGTAGAAGACTATGACAATGAAGAACAGGCGGATCCTGA GTACGCCTTTGTGCTCCGTATTGTGCTGTTGCTGGTTGTGGCGTGGATGACTCTCCTACTTTTTAATTCTGCCCTCATAATTGTACCGATTTCACTTGGACGTGCGCTCTTCAATTCCCTCCCGTTGCTTCCAATAACACATGGAATCAAGTGCAATG ATTTGTATGCATTTGTAATTGGAAGTTATGCCATTTGGACTGCCATTGCTGGAGCGAGGTACTCAATCGATCAAGTTAGAACTAGGAGGGTCGCAGCTTTGATGAACCAAATATGGAAATGGTGTGTCATTGTTCTGAAGAGTTCTGCACTGTTGTCAATATGG ATATTTATTATTCCCGTGTTAATTGGACTGCTTTTTGAACTTCTGGTCATTGTGCCAATGCGAGTCCCCATTGATGAAAGTCCAGTCTTCCTTCTTTATCAAGATTGGGCTTTAGGACTGATCTTTCTAAAGATTTGGACCAGGCTG GTTATGCTAGATCATATGATGCCACTGGTGGATGACAGCTGGCGACTGAAATTTGAGAGAGTGAGGGAGAATGGTTTCTCTAGGTTGCAAGGATTTTGGGTGCTTCGGGAGATAGTCCTTCCTATCATCATGAAGCTGCTTACAGCATTGTGTGTTCCATACGTTTTGTCCAGGGGTGTGTTCCCAATACTAGGTTACCCTTTGCTTGTGAACTCTGCCGTTTACCGATTTGCTTGGATTGGGTGCCTTGGTTTCAGTCTCTTCTGTTTCTGTGCAAAGCGTTTCCACGTATGGTTCACCAATCTCCACAATTCTATACGCGATGATCGTTATTTGATTGGTCGAAGACTTCATAATTTTGGGGAAGAGGTACTTCAAAGGCATAATGAAGTAGAGGTGGGTGGAGAGGGGGAGATCCCTCTACTGAATGGGGGGGATGTCGAGGAGGTTGCTGATATAGGACTAAGACACAGGCGTGGTATTATGCAAGATGCTTGA
- the LOC125861200 gene encoding scopoletin glucosyltransferase-like → MDQLHFFFFPLMAHGHMIPTLDMAKLVVSRGVKATIITTPLNQSVFSKAIQRNKQEGNEIDIRLIKFQAVENGLPEGCERLDLIPTDELLNNFTMATTMMKEPFEQLLQECRPSCLVSDMFLPWTYDSAAKFNIPRLVFHGTSYFALCVTDSVTRYKPFMNVSSDSDAFVIPNLPHQIKLTRTQLTPFDRIEEEKDMSPMIKELRESGLKGYGVIFNSFYELEPDYVEYYTNVLSRKTWAIGPLSLCNRDIEDKAERGKNSSIDKHECMKWLDSKKSSSIVYVCFGSVAIFTASQMEELAMGIEASGQEFIWVVRPDNEECLPEGFKERTKEKGLIIRGWAPQLLILDHEAVGAFVTHCGWNSTLEGISAGLPMVTWPVFGEQFYNEKLVIEVLRTGVGVGSVQWKRIDSEGVKREAITEAIKKVLVGEEAEGFRSRAKAYTKMARQAVEEGGSSYTGLTDLLQDISAYISTSN, encoded by the coding sequence ATGGATCAGctccattttttcttctttccccTGATGGCTCATGGCCACATGATTCCTACACTTGACATGGCTAAGCTCGTGGTTTCTCGTGGTGTTAAGGCCACCATAATCACCACTCCTCTCAATCAATCTGTTTTCTCTAAAGCTATTCAAAGAAACAAGcaagaaggaaatgaaatagACATCCGTTTGATCAAATTCCAAGCTGTTGAAAATGGCTTGCCTGAAGGATGTGAGCGTCTTGATCTCATCCCTACTGATGAATTGCTAAACAACTTCACCATGGCTACAACTATGATGAAAGAACCATTCGAGCAGCTTCTTCAAGAATGCCGCCCCAGCTGTCTTGTTTCTGATATGTTCCTTCCTTGGACATATGACAGTGCAGCCAAATTTAACATTCCAAGATTGGTTTTTCATGGGACAAGCTACTTTGCACTTTGTGTCACTGATAGTGTCACACGTTATAAGCCTTTCATGAATGTATCCTCTGATTCTGATGCTTTTGTTATACCGAATTTGCCTCACCAAATCAAGCTGACCAGAACACAACTGACCCCATTCGATCgaattgaggaagagaaagaTATGTCCCCGATGATAAAAGAACTCAGGGAGTCCGGTTTAAAGGGCTACGGAGTTATCTTCAATAGCTTCTATGAGCTCGAACCAGATTATGTTGAATATTACACCAATGTTCTGAGTAGAAAAACCTGGGCTATTGGCCCACTCTCGTTGTGTAACAGGGACATTGAAGATAAAGCTGAAAGAGGGAAGAACTCCTCTATCGATAAGCATGAGTGCATGAAATGGCTTGATTCGAAGAAATCCAGTTCCATCGTTTACGTATGTTTTGGGAGTGTTGCCATTTTCACTGCTTCACAAATGGAAGAGCTTGCTATGGGAATTGAAGCTTCTGGACAAGAATTCATTTGGGTTGTAAGACCAGATAACGAAGAGTGCCTGCCTGAAGGATTCAaggaaagaacaaaagaaaaaggcTTAATAATAAGAGGATGGGCACCCCAACTGCTAATTCTTGATCACGAAGCTGTGGGAGCTTTTGTCACTCATTGTGGTTGGAATTCGACCCTTGAAGGAATATCAGCAGGGTTGCCAATGGTCACATGGCCCGTGTTTGGTGAGCAATTCTACAACGAAAAGTTGGTGATTGAGGTTTTGAGAACTGGGGTTGGCGTTGGTTCAGTACAATGGAAGAGAATAGATAGCGAGGGAGTGAAAAGAGAAGCAATAACCGAGGCAATAAAGAAAGTCCTTGTGGGTGAAGAAGCAGAAGGATTCAGAAGCAGAGCTAAAGCGTACACGAAAATGGCAAGGCAGGCAGTTGAAGAAGGAGGCTCATCTTACACTGGTTTGACTGATTTACTGCAAGATATAAGTGCATATATTTCCACAAGTAACTGA
- the LOC125853892 gene encoding probable E3 ubiquitin ligase SUD1 isoform X1, which translates to MEIATAVPASNGGGGGGISPAERSSADAINSSSSPSASSSSGLSTEQVTRKDLNSLASRFDDDEEEEDVCRICRNPGEADNPLRYPCACSGSIKYVHQDCLLQWLNHSNARQCEVCKHAFSFSPVYAENAPARLPFQEFVVGMAMKACHVLQFFLRLSFVLSVWLLIIPFITFWIWRLAFVRSFGEAHRLFLGHLSTTIILTDCLHGFLLSASIVFIFLGATSLRDYFRHLRELGGQEADREDDVDRNAARVPRRPVAPANRNFAADGNEEDANGAQGIAGAGQLIRRNAENVAARWEMQAARLEAHVEQMFDGLDDADGAEDVPFDELVGMQGPVFHLVENAFTVLASNMIFLGVVIFVPFSLGRIILYNLSWILSSASNPVLSTVMPLTETALSLANITLKSAWIAVANLTPTANEESSLLGQVTEMLKANATELSVAANNLSTTVSTDLLKGSSVGTSRLSDVTTLAVGYMFIFSLVFFYLGIVALIRYTRGEPLTLGRFYGIASIAETIPSLFRQFVAAMRHLMTMIKVAFLLVIELGVFPLMCGWWLDVCTIRMFGKSITQRVEFFSVSPLASSLVHWVVGIVYMLQISIFVSLLRGVLRNGVLYFLRDPADPNYNPFRDLIDDPVHKHARRVLLSVAVYGSLIVMLVYLPVKLAMRMAPSIFPLDISVSDPFTEIPADMLLFQICIPFAIEHFKLRTTIKSLLRYWFTAVGWSLGLTDFLLPRPEDNGRQENGNGDQGRQDRFQAPHGVPDRALVGFAPDNRARHAAASSNFVEDYDNEEQADPDRYAFVLRIVLLLVVAWMTLLLFNSALIIVPISLGRALFNSLPLLPITHGIKCNDLYAFVIGSYAIWTAIAGARYSIDQVRTRRVAALMNQIWKWCVIVLKSSALLSIWIFIIPVLIGLLFELLVIVPMRVPIDESPVFLLYQDWALGLIFLKIWTRLVMLDHMMPLVDDSWRLKFERVRENGFSRLQGFWVLREIVLPIIMKLLTALCVPYVLSRGVFPILGYPLLVNSAVYRFAWIGCLGFSLFCFCAKRFHVWFTNLHNSIRDDRYLIGRRLHNFGEEVLQRHNEVEVGGEGEIPLLNGGDVEEVADIGLRHRRGIMQDA; encoded by the exons ATGGAGATCGCAACGGCGGTGCCGGCGTCGAACGGTGGTGGCGGTGGTGGAATTTCTCCGGCGGAACGCTCCTCCGCCGATGCGATCAATTCGTCTTCATCGCCGTCTGCATCTTCTTCCTCGGGGTTGTCGACGGAGCAGGTTACACGTAAAGATTTGAATTCTTTGGCCAGTAGGTTCGATGAcgacgaagaagaagaggacGTTTGTCGGATCTGTCGGAACCCTGGTGAAGCCGATAATCCTCTCCGGTATCCTTGTGCTTGCAGTGGTAGTATCAAGTATGTTCACCAAGATTGTTTACTTCAATGGCTTAATCACAGTAACGCTCGCCAATGCGAG GTATGCAAACATGCATTCTCATTTTCGCCAGTTTATGCTGAGAACGCTCCGGCCAGGCTCCCTTTTCAAGAATTCGTGGTTGGGATGGCAATGAAAGCCTGCCATGTCCTGCAATTTTTCCTACGTCTTAGCTTTGTTCTTTCTGTATGGCTGCTCATAATACCGTTCATTACATTCTGGATATGGCGGTTGGCTTTTGTTAGAAGTTTTGGAGAAGCTCATAGACTATTCTTGGGTCACTTATCCACGACCATCATTCTTACCGACTGTCTGCATGGCTTTCTACTCTCTGCTAGCATTGTTTTCATCTTTCTTGGGGCAACTTCATTGAGGGATTACTTCAGACATTTGCGCGAACTTGGGGGCCAGGAAGCTGACAGGGAAGATGATGTGGACAGAAATGCAGCCCGTGTTCCAAGAAGACCTGTTGCTCCTGCAAACAGGAATTTTGCTGCTGATGGAAATGAGGAAGATGCTAATGGTGCACAAGGAATTGCTGGAGCTGGTCAGTTAATCCGGAGAAATGCAGAAAATGTTGCCGCTCGTTGGGAGATGCAGGCAGCACGGCTTGAGGCTCATGTTGAACAGATGTTTGATGGTTTGGATGATGCTGATGGTGCAGAGGATGTACCTTTTGATGAGCTTGTTGGCATGCAGGGTCCTGTTTTTCATCTTGTTGAAAATGCATTTACT GTTCTTGCCAGTAATATGATATTTCTTGGAGTTGTGATCTTTGTTCCCTTTTCATTAGGACGAATTATACTCTATAATTTGTCTTGGATTTTGTCCTCTGCAAGCAATCCAGTATTATCAACTGTTATGCCACTTACTGAAACAGCACTTTCCTTGGCCAATATTACTTTGAAGAGTGCATGGATTGCTGTTGCGAATTTAACTCCTACTGCTAATGAAGAGAGCAGTTTACTTGGTCAAGTCACTGAAATGTTGAAAGCAAATGCCACTGAATTGAGTGTGGCAGCAAACAATCTCAGCACAACAGTGTCGACTGATCTTTTGAAAGGGTCATCTGTTGGAACATCCAGACTTTCGGATGTTACAACTCTTGCTGTTGGCTACATGTTTATATTTTCTCTAGTCTTTTTTTACCTTGGGATTGTAGCTTTAATCCGGTACACCAGGGGAGAGCCTTTGACGCTGGGAAGATTCTATGGTATTGCTTCCATTGCAGAAACCATCCCCTCCCTCTTTAGACAATTTGTAGCAGCTATGAGGCATCTGATGACTATGATTAAGGTTGCTTTCCTCCTTGTTATTGAACTTGGGGTTTTCCCTTTGATGTGTGGCTGGTGGCTGGATGTTTGCACCATTAGGATGTTTGGGAAGTCGATCACGCAAAGAGTGGAATTTTTTTCAGTATCTCCATTGGCAAGCTCATTAGTTCATTGGGTTGTAGGGATTGTCTACATGCTACAAATAAGTATCTTTGTTAGCCTTCTTCGAGGG GTCCTGCGTAATGGGGTGCTTTACTTTCTTCGAGATCCAGCAGATCCCAACTACAACCCGTTCCGTGATTTGATTGATGATCCTGTACATAAGCATGCTCGTCGAGTTCTTTTGTCAGTTGCAGTCTATGGAAGCTTAATAGTGATGCTCGTGTATCTGCCTGTCAAACTTGCCATGCGAATGGCTCCATCCATTTTCCCACTTGATATCTC TGTATCTGATCCATTTACTGAAATACCTGCCGATATGCTTCTCTTCCAAATCTGTATTCCCTTTGCAATTGAGCATTTTAAGTTGCGTACAACAATCAAATCTCTGCTCCGATATTGGTTTACTGCAGTGGGATGGTCTCTTGGTCTAACTGATTTCTTACTGCCCCGACCTGAGGATAATGGTAGACAAGAGAATGGAAATGGTGACCAAGGAAGGCAGGACAGATTTCAAGCCCCGCATGGTGTACCAGATCGGGCATTGGTAGGGTTTGCTCCCGATAACAGAGCTAGGCATGCAGCAGCTAGTTCCAACTTCGTAGAAGACTATGACAATGAAGAACAGGCGGATCCTGA CAGGTACGCCTTTGTGCTCCGTATTGTGCTGTTGCTGGTTGTGGCGTGGATGACTCTCCTACTTTTTAATTCTGCCCTCATAATTGTACCGATTTCACTTGGACGTGCGCTCTTCAATTCCCTCCCGTTGCTTCCAATAACACATGGAATCAAGTGCAATG ATTTGTATGCATTTGTAATTGGAAGTTATGCCATTTGGACTGCCATTGCTGGAGCGAGGTACTCAATCGATCAAGTTAGAACTAGGAGGGTCGCAGCTTTGATGAACCAAATATGGAAATGGTGTGTCATTGTTCTGAAGAGTTCTGCACTGTTGTCAATATGG ATATTTATTATTCCCGTGTTAATTGGACTGCTTTTTGAACTTCTGGTCATTGTGCCAATGCGAGTCCCCATTGATGAAAGTCCAGTCTTCCTTCTTTATCAAGATTGGGCTTTAGGACTGATCTTTCTAAAGATTTGGACCAGGCTG GTTATGCTAGATCATATGATGCCACTGGTGGATGACAGCTGGCGACTGAAATTTGAGAGAGTGAGGGAGAATGGTTTCTCTAGGTTGCAAGGATTTTGGGTGCTTCGGGAGATAGTCCTTCCTATCATCATGAAGCTGCTTACAGCATTGTGTGTTCCATACGTTTTGTCCAGGGGTGTGTTCCCAATACTAGGTTACCCTTTGCTTGTGAACTCTGCCGTTTACCGATTTGCTTGGATTGGGTGCCTTGGTTTCAGTCTCTTCTGTTTCTGTGCAAAGCGTTTCCACGTATGGTTCACCAATCTCCACAATTCTATACGCGATGATCGTTATTTGATTGGTCGAAGACTTCATAATTTTGGGGAAGAGGTACTTCAAAGGCATAATGAAGTAGAGGTGGGTGGAGAGGGGGAGATCCCTCTACTGAATGGGGGGGATGTCGAGGAGGTTGCTGATATAGGACTAAGACACAGGCGTGGTATTATGCAAGATGCTTGA
- the LOC125861219 gene encoding CBS domain-containing protein CBSX1, chloroplastic-like yields the protein MESVLNFNSISPFCVLNYRLFPTTFSCSARPLSGDPSVAKSRRCLSQQKLSRSLPPASLPSTSANAAASTSNSQSPSDGHYSVGDFMTRKEDLHVVKTTTKVGEALEMLVEKRVTGLPVVDDDWKLVGVVSDYDLLALDSISGAGQADTNLFPDVDSTWKTFNEVQKLLSKTNGKVVGDVMTPSPLSVCENTNLEDAARLLLQTKYRRLPVVDVDGKLVGIITRGNVVRAALQIKRSTDNTH from the exons ATGGAGTCCGTTCTCAATTTCAACTCAATTTCTCCGTTTTGCGTACTTAACTATCGCCTTTTTCCGACCACGTTCTCTTGCTCGGCCCGTCCACTTTCAGGAGATCCATCCGTTGCTAAATCTCGCCGATGTTTATCTCAACAGAAACTTTCTCGATCTCTTCCTCCGGCGTCTCTTCCTTCAACCTCCGCTAATGCCGCTGCTTCTACTTCAAATTCTCAGTCT CCAAGCGATGGACATTACTCAGTTGGTGACTTTATGACTAGGAAAGAAGATTTACATGTAGTAAAAACTACAACTAAAGTTGGTGAAG CCCTTGAGATGCTTGTGGAAAAAAGAGTTACTGGGCTTCCTGTAGTTGATGATGACTGGAAATTG GTTGGCGTTGTTTCTGATTATGACCTACTGGCACTTGACTCTATATCAG GAGCTGGCCAAGCTGACACAAATCTGTTTCCTGATGTTGATAGTACTTGGAAG ACATTCAATGAGGTTCAAAAGCTACTGAGCAAAACTAATGGAAAAGTTGTTGGTGATGTCATGACACCGAGTCCATTGTCCGTCTGTGAAAACACCAACCTTGAAGATGCTGCGAG GTTATTGCTCCAAACGAAATACCGTCGACTACCAGTTGTAGATGTTGATGGTAAACTG GTTGGGATTATCACAAGGGGCAATGTTGTTAGAGCTGCTCTTCAAATAAAACGCTCTACTGACAATACCCACTGA